acccccccgCCGCCAGCCCGCGGGGAGGTGCGGGCTGGGCGGGGGGGAGGTGACTTGATGTCATCCTGAGCTGCTGGGCGGCGGATGCCGGTGCGCACCGAGCCGTGGTTCCTACTGCGCTGCACCGCACTGGGTCGGAGTCCCTGGATTTCAGCGGAGGTCCGCTTGCTGCCCGGGCCAGCGTAGAGCCCGCCATTTGCCCGGCCCCGACCCGGGACTGAGCTGGGGGCATGCTCCAGCCCCCCCGGAGCCCGGAAAGGAACCCAGGAGCGCCGCCGCCCAGTCCCAGCGCCCAGACCGGAACCGCTGCAAAGGAACCCTGAACCGCCGCGCCCGCCCCACGGGCAGCCTCAGGGGGTCGGCGACTAAAGTCTGGATTTCAGAGAAGTGAGTGTTTTCCCCACCCCATGAGGTTTGGGGGACCAGGAAGGAGGAGCTCAGGTGGGGGAAGGTGCTAGGTGCTGGAGGGTGCTGGCATGGGGATGCGGCCTCCGTTCTTGGGGGAGTCCACGGTGGCAGACATTAGTGGAGCAGGGTTTCATTCTGTAAAGGGCTAGGGATGAGGAAGGGGTTCCCATTCTGAGTAGGAGCTGGCTTGGTGGATAGGCCCTATTCTGGGAGCGGTTTTGGAGTCTGGGGCCTTTCAGTCTGGGATAAGGGAGGAACATATCCATGATGGAAGGGGGCTGCACCCCTGTTTTAGGATCCATGCATGGACACTTAGCTGCAGCCGCATGGGCTCTCTCTCCTGAAGGAACTGACTGgctctttatctttctttctgcCCTGACTTCATTTTCAAAAAAGCCAGGGTGAAAACCCTAACTGGACTCTCCTAGACCCTCAAGAAGGAGGCCTGATCTGACTTCTTTTCTACCCTGCCTGCCCCCCAGGACTGGGCAGTTGCTGAAGGCCCTGGGGGGGGGCCCAGGACTGTGGTTGTGGCCCCCCCCACTCCAACATGATGGACCCAAGTTAGTCTGCCCAGCCTCATCCAGCATCCTTCAGGCCCAGAGAGAACCCCAGGGGCTCTGAAAGCTTGACCTGCCTCCTGTCAGCAATGGAGACGAAGCTGCCCCCTGCGAGCACCCCCACAAGCCCCTCCTCCCCAGGGCTGTCGCCTGTGCCCCCGCCTGACAAGGTGGATGGCTTCTCCCGCCGGTCCCTCCGCAGGGCCCGTCCCCGGCGCTCTCACAGCTCTTCTCAGTTCCGCTATCAGAGTAACCAGCAAGAACTTACGCCACTGCCCCTGCTCAAAGGTGAGCTAGCTGCTGGCTGCCAGGGTACCTGAACCCCAGAGGGAAGGGGCAAGGCCAGTTGTAAGAAGCAGCTGACCCCCAGCCCTCTCTGCTGACGCATGGCCTGACTGGCCTATCATCCCTGGAGGTGGGGCATCTGAAGGTGGCACCACCCTGGGGGGGGAGGCAGACCAGGACCAAGGGTGGGGCCCATAGCCTGGGTTCCAGGAGGCTATTATCAGCCTAGCCAGCTGCTGGGGTCCTGGAGTAGCTGCTTGGTGTGGCTCCCTGTGATCACCATGTGGCCCCTATCCTCTCCCCTGAGGCCATAGGGCCACTGGGCCAGAGGGCCCCTTAGAGATCCTTGGCTTTGAGCCTCTCCTCACTTCTGGCTCTTAGAACAGGGTCCCAGCTATGTGGAGGAGGTAGTGGCTGTTTGGGGCACCTGTGGAAAGCCCACATGTCCAGGGTTTGTGATCTCGCTTTGTAGTCAGGCCATCATAACTCTCTGAGTCTGAATTAGGAGGAAGAGAAGGTGCCCCCCCTAACTCCTAGGAATGGCGATCCCACAGAGCTCAGCAGAGGTGGCCTTAGGGATTAGGAGGGTCTACTTCTGCCCAGAGCTGTGGCAGCTGGGGCCCAGACTCagccccctccctttctcctcagATGTCCCAGCCTCTGAGCTAcatgagctgctgagccggaagCTGGCCCAATGTGGGGTGATGTTTGACTTCTTGGACTGTGTGGCTGACCTAAAGGGGAAGGAGGTGAAGCGGGCAGCCCTCAATGAGCTGGTGGAGTGTGTGGGGAGCACCCGGGGTGTCCTCATTGAACCTGTCTACCCAGACATCATCCGCATGGTAAGCACCTAGCACTCAGCCTCGGAGGGAGGGCTTAGGGGGCACATGAATCCCACTGACTCACCCACAGGACTCCTGTGCACAGAATAACCCTATACTTTCCACTCTTCTGTTTCGCCTCATGGTCCATGTCTCAGGTCTACCCCTCATCCCTTACCCCTCACTCTGCTTTGTTGCTGCCTGGTACCCCCTCAGTGCCTTCTGGCCTATCCCACCTCCACACCTTTGCCTATGCTTGTCCAAGgcctggaatgcccttccccCACACTCCTTACCGTCTGTGGCCTGGCTCAGGTGCTGCCTCTTCTGGGAAGCCACTGTCAGTGCCCAACCTGGAAATCTCCCTTTTTCTGTCCCAAATGCCTGTAGACGTCACTGTTTTTGACCTTGTCTTTCCCACTGGATTGTACCTACCTAGAAGGCAGGAATAGTCTTGTCTACTATCCTTGGGTCCCCAGCCCTTGGCCCAGGGCTAGCACAAACTAGGTGTCAGGGATGATGGACCAGGAAATGAATTGCTTGCTGGGGCAGGTGCTGAGGTTGATTCATTAGAACTTTGAATGAGGGATTCCCTGGCTTCTGCCTTTAAGggctcttcctttttttaaattgagacagagtctcactttgttacccttagtagagtgctgtggcatcatagctcacagcaacctcaaactcttgggctcaagtgattatcttgcctcagcctccctagtagctgggactacaggtgcccgccacaatgcctggctattttttgttgtggttgtcattgttgtttagctggcccaggccaggttcgaacccgccaacctcggtgtatgtggctggtgctgtaacactgtgctatgggggccGAGcctgcccacctattttttatgtttgtttagcatgcccgggccaggttcaaacccaccagccccaaagcATGTCGCTGATGTCCTAAGGGCTCTTCCTTAAAGAATGCTAACTCTGCTCCTCAGATCTCAGTGAATATCTTCCGGACTCTGCCACCCAGCGAGAACCCTGAATTTGACCCTGAAGAGGATGAGCCCAACCTTGAACCTTCATGGCCACATCTGCAGGTCTGATGGTTGGAGAGCCATGCTTTCGAAGAGATCTGAGAAGGGGGAAGGTCTCCTTAGCCCCTAGACTGTTGGATGAGGGCCAGAGGGTGGGATATTGGATAAGGCTGTTACTGAACTCATCTTTTTGTTTGTCCTCCTCCCCTAGCTCGTATATGAGTTTTTTCTGCGTTTCTTGGAGAGCCCAGACTTCCAGCCCTCTGTGGCCAAGAGATATGTGGATCAAAAGTTTGTCCTGATGGTGAAGTGGGGAGCCCAGGCTGGGTGGTAATATAAGGCAGGGGCAGGCTCCCAGAGGGGCTTGGGATAGGATGGAAACAATCTGGGATTGACCTTTTACCTGACCCCTGGCCCTGGGTCCTACAGCTTCTGGAGCTATTTGATAGTGAGGACCCCAGGGAGCGTGAGTACCTCAAGACTATCCTGCACCGGGTCTATGGCAAGTTCCTGGGTCTCCGGGCCTATATCCGCAAACAGTGCAATCACATCTTCCTCCGGTGAGTGGCTGCTGCCTGCCCAGCAGGGACCTGGGGGGAGAGAAAGCTGTTGTGGAGAAGACTGAGGCAAAGGCTCCCAGGAGCCTTTGTGGAGCTCTGGTTTACCACGTTCTTTCTTGGTAACATATTACATAGTATTGATTATCCAAAGCCTATGATGTCAGCAGAGAGTGggtatttatttccattttacagttgagaaaattGAGGCCAAGAGAGATGAAGTGGTTTGCAGAGACTAGGTCAGTCTAGGGAGCCTATGACTTAGGGCCTAAATCTTCTGACCAAAGAGAGATTtgttctgcaaatatttattgagcaccggtgcccactgggcctctggGGCTCACATGGCCTTGTAGTTGAGACCATGGCTGTGGAAGTAGATGGCCTGCCTTTGAGTTTGGTTCCAATATTTGGGTAGACAGGAGCAAATTACTTACACTATatcctagttttctttttctttctttctttatttttgttgagacaaaatctcaagctgtcaccctggatagagtgtcgtggtgttaTAGGTcataggaacctccaactcttgagctgaagtgatcctcttttattattattttttttaattttaaatttaaaaaattttcttttttatttttgctttcaatttcagcttgcttgttcattcttcttcgtttgaagtttttttttcttttcttcctttagcgattctctttacctttgcctcccaagtagctggaattacagatgcccgtcacaatgcctggctttcttttttttttttaattaatttatttttgttgttggtagagacgggatttcactctggctcactcctgctcatactggtctcgaacctctgagctcaggcaatccacccaccttagcctcccacagtgctgggactatacaggcgtgagccaccacacccagccattttttttttcttagagacaagtCTCTCTTTAacgccttctgtagagtgccggGACATCacacagcacatagcaacctccaactcctgggcttagatgagtctcttgcctcagcctcctgagtagctgaggagGTAGGAGcctacctaccacaacacctggctatttttttgttgcagtttggcgggggccgggtttggacctgccacctcagtatatgggacccaAGCtgcactcactgagccacaggcactgccctttttttcttttttttgagatagtctcaagctgtcgcactgggtagggtgctgtggcatcacagctcacagcaacctcaaactcttgggcttaggcgattctcttgcctcagcctcccgagtagctgggactacaggctcccgttATAATAGTCGcctatttgttattgttgttgttgttgcagttgtcattgttttagctggctcaggctgggttcaaacccatcagcctaggtgtatgtggccagtgccctaccccctgaactacgggcactgcccttaagcacttctcttgcctcagtttttctatttttacggttttgtttttttttttttggctggggctgggtttgaacctgccacctccagcatatgggccagcactctactcctttgagccacaggcgctgcccaggttttctatttttaatagagacagggtctcacttttgctcatgctagtctcaaactcctaagctcaagcaatccacctgcctcggccttccagagtgctagtatttttttttttttttttgggtagagacagagtcttactttatcaccttcggtagagtgccctggtgtcacacagctcacagcaacctccaactcctgggcttaggtgattctctctctttttttttttttttttgtgtttttttggcctgggctgggtttgaacctgccacctctggcatatgggactggcgccctactccttgagccacaggcgccacccattaggcgattctcttgcctcagcctcccgagcagctgggaccacaggcgcccgccacaacgcccggctttttttttgttgctgtttggctggggccgggtttgaacctctaccctcggtatatggggctgccccAGAGTGCtagttataggcatgagccaccaatcCCGGTCCTAGTTTCCTCGTGGTATGCTACCAGTACTAACTCAGGAGATAGCGTCAAGGTGAAATGAAGTATTGCCGCCAAAGCATTTGATTTAGCTCCTAGACTTAGGCTGGGACTCTGAAACATTAGATCAggggttcttaacctgtgggtcgcgacccctttgtaaccatgaaaatacatcgtgcatatcagatatttacattacgattcataatagtagtaaaattacagttatgaagtagcaacgaaaataattttatggttgggggtcaccacaacacgaggaactgttttaaagggttgcagcattaggaggcattaggaaggttgagaaccactgcattagatcTTAGTGTTAGTAGCTGCAGGATGGGCAAGACATGAACTCAGTCCTCCAGGAGCTTGGAGTCCATTAGGTTCCCTGGTTATTAGCTGCTGAGTCTTGATTTCTTTGTTGGTATAATGGATTTGGCAAGCCCTGCCGCCTGGGAtaatttgagacttttttttttttttaattgagatagagtctcagtttgtcaccctcagaagagtgctgtggcatcatagctcacagcaacctcaaactcctgagctcaagtgattctcttgcttcagcctcctagtagctgggactacaggcgcccgacacaaagcccagctatttttttatgtttagcaggcccaggttgggtttgaacccaccaaccctggagcatgtggttggcgccctaaccactgagtatggcACCCAGCTGATTATTTGAGAATTATATGGCATAGAGTAAATGCTCTAAGTATTTGTCATTCCTTTGGTTGACTGGAACGGGGTGAAGGACATAGCCCTGCAGGCTGGATGGGGATCAAGTAATGAGGGTTAGGGTCTGGGGGAGGAAGAGATGAGCTGGAATACTTTGCAGCAGAGAGAGTTGAGGTGGGATTCTGGCAAATGTGGCTGGGCTGAGAAGGGTGTTTAAGAGGTGTGAGTGGGAAATTGGGAAGGGACCATGGGCTCTGGGTTGGGAAAGAGTTGGATAAGCGTGCAGTGTGGTGAGGTGGCAAGTAGGCAAGCTGCCTAAAGGGGGCTGGGCCTACGCCAGTTGCTCTGAGCACTCCTGTTCTTCACTTCCTCTTGCAGGTTCATCTATGAATTCGAGCACTTCAATGGCGTGGCTGAGTTGCTGGAGATCTTAGGAAGGTGATTCTCCCTGGGCCTCTCAGCTGGAGCTTAGGATTCTGGAAGGAGGGACTGGGGCTGGGTCATCTGagccctcttcctctcttctgccAATCCTCAGCATCATCAATGGCTTTGCACTGCCCTTGAAGACTGAGCACAAGCAGTTCCTGGTTCGCGTCCTGATTCCCCTGCATTCCGTCAAGTCGCTGTCTGTCTTTCATGCCCAGGTGGGGCCCAGCCCTGGTACAGCAGgactttctttacttttatttattttttttagagatagagtctcactttattgccctcggtagagtgctgtggtgtcacagctcacagcaacctccagctcttgggcttaggtgattctcttgcctcagctaggactataggcgcccgccagaacacccagctatttttgttgttgttgttgttgttgttgttgcagtttggccagggctgggtttgaacccgccaccctcggtatatggggctggtgccccactgaggcacaggcactgcccaaggacTCTCTGATAGAGACAGGGCAGCCATGGGGACCTGGAGATCCTATCATGGGATCCTATCCCACTTTATAATTCTGTTCCATCTACCTTAGAGAATTCCCACTAGCCCTTTAAGGCTGACCTCAGACATAGCTGTAAAGCTTCCCCGGGCCCTTTGCTGTCTACCTCCATCCCACCTAGGCAGAGTTACTCCCTCCCCCTTCTATAttcccaaagattttgatacagaATTCTATTATGgaaccctttttttttcttttgtagtagagacagagtctcactttatcaccctctgtagagtaccatggtgttacagctcacagcagtctccaactcctgggcttaggtgattctcttgcctcagcctcctgagtagctgggactacaggcgcctgccacaatgcccggctattttttgttgcaatttggctggggccaggtttgaacctgccatcctctgtatatggggccagtgcctacccactgagccacaggcgctgcctctatTATGGAACCTTTTGCAAAATTTATGAGGATGAGTTTGCCGAGTGTTTCCCTGTGAAATCATTGTATTCCTAACACACGGAGTCTGAGGCCTGGTACATCCTAGGCAGGCAGTAGTGCTTGGTGAGTAAGTGTCAGAGGTAGTAAGTGAGCAGCATCTGGCATCCTGTCCTGGAAGCCAGTCCTTGGCACTGGTTCCTTCCTGACCCGTCTTCCTTCTTTCCACCCCTCACCCCTCACAGCTGGCATACTGTGTAGTGCAGTTCCTGGAGAAGGATGCCACCTTGACAGAGCATGTGAGTATCTCTGGGGGAAGGCGGGCCCCTTACCTCTGCAGGTCTAAATCCTTTCTACCTCAACCCCCACAGGTGATCCGGGGGCTGCTCAAGTACTGGCCAAAAACCTGCACCCAGAAGGAGGTATGAAGGGCTTTGATGCCTACTAGAGGGAGGTTGGGAGGGCTCGGCTTCCAGAGGCAGTCAGgagtaggtgtgtgtgtgtgttgggaagaGATGCGAGCTGCTGTCCTGTCCCTGCTTCCTTCCTCTACCCACCCAGGTGATGTTTCTGGGAGAGATGGAAGAGATTCTTGATGTCATTGAGCCTTCCCAGTTTGTGAAGATCCAGGAGCCTCTCTTTAAGCAGGTGGCTCGCTGTGTTTCCAGTCCCCATTTCCAGGTATGAGGCTGGGCAGGTGGGGTATGGCCTGGGAAGGGTGGCCAGTTGACCTAACACAACTCCCTCTCCCCTCAGTTTCTTGTCTAGTCCTGGGTCTGATAAAAGGGAGATGTTGGATTTAGAGCCCAGAAGCCTAGAGTCAAGCTGAGAGGCCTTGGGCAAATCCCTTTACCACTCTAGTTTTGATTAaggttcctcatctataaaatgagccAACAACAATTTCTTCACAGATGGGATGAGGATTGAAGAAATCACAAGTATAAACATGTTTGGTAAACTGAAGTGTGCTCCAGAGTAGGAGCACTTACCCTTTTCTTAGTGGCCTTACATTTCATCAGATCCACTTTAGGACCCAGCCGGTCTCTCACCATCCTAGCTACCTGTCACTCATGTTCTCTTGCATATGTGCACAGACTTCCCCTATTCTTATGAGCCCTCCTGGAGTCAATTCTTCCTTGCAGTCACTCTGGTACAGTTtattaaacatcttttctttctttcttttcttttcttttttttttttgcagtttttggccagggctgggtttgaacccgccacctccggtatatggggccagtgccctactcctttgagccacaggcgccgccctattaaaCATCTTTTCAAGTCTGGTTTTCCTTCATGTGCTAAaaccttttttccccctcctctgaaagaaaaataaactttttagtctgggcaaggtggttcacgcttataatcttagcactctgggaggctgaggcggatggattgcctgagctcacaaggtcgagaccagtctgagctagagtgagaccctatctctaaaaatagccaagcgttgtggtggaaCCCTGTAGTCcctgatacttgggaggctgagcctaagagtttgaggttgctgtgagctatgatgccactgcactctactgagggggacaaaatgagactctgtctcaaaaaagagaaaaataaacattttacttctttccatctgaaaaaagcaaaaatgtctgggtgtggtggctcatgcttgtaatcccttGAGtgagtgagaccagcctgagcaacagtgataccccatctctgctaaaaatagaaaaactagccgggcattgtggggggtgcctactgagtagtcctagctacttaggaatctgaggcaagaggatcactagagcgcaagagtttgaggttgctgtaagccatgacgccatggcactctacccagggcaaaaaagtgagactctgtctcaaaaaataagtaagggccaggcacggtggctcacgcctataatccaagcactgtgggaggccaaggcaggtggattgccaaagctcacaagtttgagaccagcctgagccagagtgagatctcatctctaaaaaatagctgggcattgtggcaggcacctgtagtcttagctactcaagaggctgaggcaagagaatcgcttgagtccaagagtttgaggttgttgcgagctatgatgtcacggcactctaccgagagcaacaaaatgagacttcgTCTCCAAGAacacataaataagtaaaattaagaaaaaaaaataacaccctaAAACCTGGTATCTTATTTGATTTTTACAATAGTTCTATGGAGGTAGGTATTATTAGCCtctttaacagatgagaaaaagcTGAGGCTGAGTGGTGAAATGCCTCATCCATGATCACATGGGTCTCACTCAATTTGCCCCTGAGCATTAGACTCCAAATCCAGTGGAATCCAAATCCTTTTCTCTTCATCACATTGATTCCTCCAGTGGGTAGATGACCCCTGAGGGTAGGGTGTATGGGCATCAGGGGGCCTAGGTTTGGGGGTAGGGATGGACACTAGACCTTGCACACTCACAAGAAGCCACTGCCAGGCTCTCACTTTGCTATCTTGTCTACCCCAGGTTGCAGAGCGGGCTCTGTATTTCTGGAACAATGAGTATATCCTGAGCCTCATTGAGGACAACTGCCACACTGTGCTGCCTGCTGTGTTTGGGACCCTCTACCAAGTCTCCAAGGAGCACTGGAATCAGTGAGTCTCCAGCCCTTGACTTAAACACACAGAAACTGGGACCTGGGCCAGTCTATCCAGACCTTGGGGCTACTCCTAGCTGAGAGGATCACAGAAAGCATCAGAAGATGGCCAAGGAGGTGGTGAAAGGACAGAGAAGTTGGTAGTGCTTATGGTCTTCAGGGCTACATGCTGTGTTTGAGGGACAGAGATAGGCAGAAAGGTGGGgccaaattgaattttttttcatcttctcaaCTCCCTCCCCTTGACCCTACCAAGAACCATCGTATCTCTGATCTACAATGTGCTCAAGACGTTCATGGAGATGAATGGAAAGCTGTTTGATGAACTCACAGCCTCCTACAAGCTGGAAAAGCAGCAGTGAGTTTTCATGGGCTAGGtgttggggagagggagaagagcagGAAGGAATCAGAACCTTGTAGCCGGAACCCTAAAGGACTACCCCAAACCCCGTCTGCTTAGGTGCTGAAAGCCTCTCCATGTTCCTGCCAAGTGCTGGGCCATCCTGTGCCTGGCTGCTCACTGCATCCTCTAGTCATCCTTCTGGGTAGGATAGTTCTTTCAAGTGTTGACCTGTTCTGGCTCCCTGTAGCTTCCTACCCTTCAGCCAGGGCCACTCAGAGCCAGGCTCATTGATCTTCTCCATGACTGCAGGCTGGGATGAGTTGCTGAGCTCCCTTCCCTAAGCAGGTGATTCTTACTGAGTCACAGAACAGAAAATGGTTCTGTGCCCTCCCTCTATAGGCAGTGGTTGTGACAATGGTTGGACTATGGGGGTGCCCAGGTAGGGAACTGCCTCATTTTTTGTCCCCAGGGAGCAGCAGAAGGCCCAGGAGCGCCAGGAGCTGTGGCAAGGTCTGGAGGAGCTGCGGCTACGCCGACTACAGGGAACTCAGGGGGCCAGGGAGGCCCCCATCCAGCGGCTTACACCCCAGGTGGCCACCAGTGGGGGTCAGAGCTAGAAAGCCACCTGGAAAGGGAGAAGCTAAACCCAGAGCCGCCAGTCCCTCCATCCCTTCACCTGTCCAGGGGCCCAGAGAGACACACACCTCCTGCAGGCCTTACCAGAGTGGACTCTGAGGACTCCCTGCCCAGCCTAGCTTTCACTGGGGGGAGACAAGGAAAGAAGATGGTGGTCTTGGCAACAGAACTCTCAGGCCTTTGTGGCAGGACTTGATCAGGGCAAGCTTGATCAGAAAGCTGCCATCAGGGATCTTTCCCTACCCTGCAAAGCTGGACTCCAGGCTGCAGGCAGGCTCCTAGCCCCTGCTCCCAGCCTAGGGCAAGGACACTCAGTGCTTCACCTGCCCTTGCCTCGGGCCCGCTCGAGGTCCTTCCTTATCCCCACCATGGAGTCCATGGTCTATTTATTCTCGCCCAGCTCACCCTCAACACAAATATTGTCCTGGGCCTGGGgcattctccttccctcccctcctttgccCTATACTTCCTGgtcccctttttatttattgggCAGGGGGAGGGGTGAGGGCACAGGCAAAAAAAGATTCACAGTGTCCTGGGATAAGAGTCACAGTAATAATGGTCTATCCCCCTTCCCCTGGCTGGGGGGTGG
This is a stretch of genomic DNA from Nycticebus coucang isolate mNycCou1 chromosome 14, mNycCou1.pri, whole genome shotgun sequence. It encodes these proteins:
- the PPP2R5B gene encoding serine/threonine-protein phosphatase 2A 56 kDa regulatory subunit beta isoform isoform X3; this encodes METKLPPASTPTSPSSPGLSPVPPPDKVDGFSRRSLRRARPRRSHSSSQFRYQSNQQELTPLPLLKDVPASELHELLSRKLAQCGVMFDFLDCVADLKGKEVKRAALNELVECVGSTRGVLIEPVYPDIIRMISVNIFRTLPPSENPEFDPEEDEPNLEPSWPHLQLVYEFFLRFLESPDFQPSVAKRYVDQKFVLMLLELFDSEDPREREYLKTILHRVYGKFLGLRAYIRKQCNHIFLRFIYEFEHFNGVAELLEILGSIINGFALPLKTEHKQFLVRVLIPLHSVKSLSVFHAQLAYCVVQFLEKDATLTEHVIRGLLKYWPKTCTQKEVMFLGEMEEILDVIEPSQFVKIQEPLFKQVARCVSSPHFQVAERALYFWNNEYILSLIEDNCHTVLPAVFGTLYQVSKEHWNQTIVSLIYNVLKTFMEMNGKLFDELTASYKLEKQQEQQKAQERQELWQGLEELRLRRLQGTQGAREAPIQRLTPQVATSGGQS
- the PPP2R5B gene encoding serine/threonine-protein phosphatase 2A 56 kDa regulatory subunit beta isoform isoform X1, with translation METKLPPASTPTSPSSPGLSPVPPPDKVDGFSRRSLRRARPRRSHSSSQFRYQSNQQELTPLPLLKDVPASELHELLSRKLAQCGVMFDFLDCVADLKGKEVKRAALNELVECVGSTRGVLIEPVYPDIIRMISVNIFRTLPPSENPEFDPEEDEPNLEPSWPHLQLVYEFFLRFLESPDFQPSVAKRYVDQKFVLMLLELFDSEDPREREYLKTILHRVYGKFLGLRAYIRKQCNHIFLRFIYEFEHFNGVAELLEILGSIINGFALPLKTEHKQFLVRVLIPLHSVKSLSVFHAQLAYCVVQFLEKDATLTEHVSISGGRRAPYLCRSKSFLPQPPQVIRGLLKYWPKTCTQKEVMFLGEMEEILDVIEPSQFVKIQEPLFKQVARCVSSPHFQVAERALYFWNNEYILSLIEDNCHTVLPAVFGTLYQVSKEHWNQTIVSLIYNVLKTFMEMNGKLFDELTASYKLEKQQEQQKAQERQELWQGLEELRLRRLQGTQGAREAPIQRLTPQVATSGGQS
- the PPP2R5B gene encoding serine/threonine-protein phosphatase 2A 56 kDa regulatory subunit beta isoform isoform X2 gives rise to the protein METKLPPASTPTSPSSPGLSPVPPPDKVDGFSRRSLRRARPRRSHSSSQFRYQSNQQELTPLPLLKDVPASELHELLSRKLAQCGVMFDFLDCVADLKGKEVKRAALNELVECVGSTRGVLIEPVYPDIIRMISVNIFRTLPPSENPEFDPEEDEPNLEPSWPHLQLVYEFFLRFLESPDFQPSVAKRYVDQKFVLMLLELFDSEDPREREYLKTILHRVYGKFLGLRAYIRKQCNHIFLRFIYEFEHFNGVAELLEILGSIINGFALPLKTEHKQFLVRVLIPLHSVKSLSVFHAQLAYCVVQFLEKDATLTEHVSISGGRRAPYLCRSKSFLPQPPQVIRGLLKYWPKTCTQKEVMFLGEMEEILDVIEPSQFVKIQEPLFKQVARCVSSPHFQVAERALYFWNNEYILSLIEDNCHTVLPAVFGTLYQVSKEHWNQTIVSLIYNVLKTFMEMNGKLFDELTASYKLEKQHQGHSEPGSLIFSMTAGWDELLSSLP